A genomic region of Meles meles unplaced genomic scaffold, mMelMel3.1 paternal haplotype, whole genome shotgun sequence contains the following coding sequences:
- the LOC123936607 gene encoding olfactory receptor 2L8-like, with amino-acid sequence LENINQTSTDFFFLGLFPPSRIGLFFFILSFLIFLMALFGNLSMIILILLDTHLHTPMYFLLSQLSLMDLSFISTIVPKMASDYLSGKKSISFIGCGIQSFFFITLASAEGLILASMAYDRYMAICFPLHYPIRMSKRVCVLMITGSWIMGSINSCAHTVYALHIPYCRSRTINHFFCDVPAMLTLACMDTWVYEYTVFVSTTLFLAFPFIGIACSYGRVLLAICRMQSTEGRKKAYSTCSTHLTVVTFYYAPFVYTYLRPRSFQSPREDMALAVFYTILTPMLNPIIYSLRKKEVMGALKRVILRFCYVEI; translated from the coding sequence ttggaaaatattaaccaaacatcaactgatttcttctttttggggTTATTCCCACCATCAAGAattggcctgtttttcttcattctcagttttctcattttcctaatggctctgtttggaaacctgtccatgatcatcctcaTCCTCCTGGACACCCATcttcacacacccatgtattttctacttagtcagctCTCCCTGATGGACCTGAGCTTCATCTCCACCATTGTCCCCAAGATGgcttctgattatctctctggaaagaaatctatttctttcattGGGTGTGGAATTCAGAGTTTCTTCTTCATTACTTTAGCTAGTGCAGAAGGATTAATATTGGCCTCTATGGCCTATGATCGTTACATGGCAATTTGTTTTCCTCTCCATTATCCCATTCGTATGAGCAAAAGAGTATGTGTGTTGATGATAACAGGATCTTGGATCATGGGCTCAATCAACTCCTGTGCCCACACTGTGTATGCGCTCCATATACCCTACTGTCGATCCAGAACCAtcaatcatttcttctgtgatgtcCCTGCCATGTTGACGCTGGCCTGCATGGACACCTGGGTCTATGAATACACAGTGTTTGTGAGCACCACCCTCTTCCTTGCATTTCCTTTCATTGGCATTGCATGTTCCTATGGCCGAGTTCTCCTTGCCATCTGCCGTATGCAGTcaacagaagggagaaagaaggcctATTCGACCTGCAGTACCCACCTCACTGTGGTGACTTTTTACTATGCACCCTTTGTTTACACTTATCTACGCCCAAGATCCTTTCAATCTCCCAGAGAGGACATGGCCCTGGCCGTCTTCTATACCATCCTGACCCCAATGCTCAACCCCATAATCTACAGCCTGAGAAAAAAGGAGGTGATGGGGGCCCTGAAAAGAGTGATTCTGAGGTTCTGCTATGTAGAAATataa